The region aaaaggggGAAGAACTGTTTAAGAGAAAGGGGGCTTTTACTAAGCCGGGAGTTTAATGGTTGAAACGACAAAAAACAAGCATACATGTTGGGTGTTAAAGTAgtcaacaaaataaataagaaattcATTACACAGCCAACATAAAGTCTAGCTTTGAGTAGATATCATATTCTATACTTTCCAATCCTTTTAGAGATTTATTAAAGAGTTTAGGAGGCAATTAGTATCGCTCTTACAGATAGATATTAATAACACGGTCTAACAGTCTATTTTCGTTTAGCTTGTTTTTCCACCACACGCTCGCTGACGCAAGCTAGCCAATCTACCACCCTGAAACAGTCAATAACAAGACCTCATGGCCATGATACTCCTCAACGGTTTTTCGGTTTTAGTAGCTAACACCTCGGCTAATCAATGCTATCTTATCTCCCACCGACTCCTAATGGCCAATTGACAGCATGCCATTTCAGCAAAATCCAATTAGTTGCCGCCGAGAGTGACGCCGAGCTGGGGCTGTCATCCACCCAGTCATCTGGTTTACAAAGTCGCGACACACTCGGTAAATATTGCGGAAGGCAAGGCGAAATATTTTTCGTTCGATAAGATAAATCTGCTCAGTCTGTTTATAGCTGTAAATGATTGTTCGCAGAACTTCCTCCAAGAATTTAAGCTCTGCCAACCGCCGCATACCCGTGAGATAAGCGCAGAAGTATCTGTACTATATGTATGACAGGCCAAGTTAACCCAACCAGATCCGTATAGCGGAGGAGGTCCATTACCACAGCTTATGGGCGGTTTAATTGGTCACTTAGTGTCTGTCCGATAAGGGAAAATTTCACTGATTGCCGAGTGGAAAAACAGCAGGAGGGTGGCCGCTCCTCCTAATCGTCCAATCCATCGGTAATCTGTCAACCCGTTCCTTTATCAAAGCCGACATTCGAGCCGATCAGCGCGTCGGCCCACTATCAGCGATCAAAACGATCATgacacacaaaacacaaatcTATTGGCTGGATGACGTCTCCAAGCCGCTTTATCGCCTACGGACGACCCCCTCCCCAACTGGATGTGTTTTATTGTGAGCGGGAGAGTGAGAGTCGGATCCGTTTAGTTCGGGGAGACGGAGACAAGTCCAACAACGTGGCCAGCGACGTTGTTCAGTTGCTTCCAGCGACTTAACTCGACGGGTTTGGTCCGCTCCGCTTTGCTCCACTCAGTGTCAGTCCGAGATCTGGGGGATCCACTTCGAGTCACGACCTTTCTGCCTGGCATAACCTGTTTTCTCGCCTCGTGGATAGTTTTTTTTGGGCAGCAGGTTCTCCAGTTCCTTCATCTCTCCAAAGGAAAACTAAATCCACACACATCAAGTAGAAGTGAGTATCTGTTGCAAGTTAAATTGCTGCCATGCGGACTCATTGACGGTTAATTGGCATCGATTGCTTAAAGGCCAGACCCTCGCTCGCGATCCACAAACAAATCGATTAGAGTACTGGATCAGATCAGCTGTGGCCCAGTCCCACTTTGGTTTCTCTCCCGGCAGCTAAGAGAACAGGGTCAACAGTCGCACTTCTTATCGGTTAGAATGCTAATACTAGTACTATCGGGCTGTCGGTGGCAAGGCCACTTCGAAGCACAATTTATGTATATAGTAGAAAACAAACAAGTGCACAATTAGTGACAAAACAGAAGGCATTACGTTAACCCAATAGATCACGATCACCATTTGATTAAAGAACTTTTACTGATAGTTTCCCGCCAAAAATTTCCACACTCGTATTACCTATTAGCATACAGATCACCTcccttaatatttttataattttctttgaTTAGCAATATCTTCAGATCCAAAACCGATAGACCGGTTAGCTATTTTTAGGGCCAGTATTTGATCTAGTAGTTAAAATTCGGATCTTGGGAACTCTAAGCGAAAAATATGAGCCCGAAATCAGTGAGACAGTTCTATGGCGGTGCTGTAAAGCTGTTTAGGCTAAGTCAAGTAAATATACAAACCATAAACGTACCTTATGGTGGGCCAACAAAAGGTAAtctttattaaaagaaaaacaaataccAGGGTAgtgattttcatgttttgtgGCGGTTGGTTGCTTAGGAAAGTTGACTTAAGGGCTAAATTTCTAACCAAAGAATGgggtttgttttaaaatattattttaataaatgaaatttttagcTGACAACCAAAAAtgaaggagcaggaggagaGTCTACACCAGCCCGGAAATGAGAGTAATGGCAGGCAGGCCAAGATCGTCTCAGGACTGGATCGGCCCCAACAGACGCCACGTCCGCCTGGAGAACAATTTCGAGCCGTACGCCGCCAGGTGGTGGCCGTCGTCCTGGCTAACATCGGTGTTTTTTCCACTGGCATGACCCTGGCTATGCCAACCGCTACTTTGCATCAGCTGAAGGACCCCACGGAACCAGTTCACCTGACCGAAACGCAGGGCTCCTGGTTCGCATCGGTAAACGCTTTATCGGCTCCCTTGGGAGGACTGCTCTCCGGAGTTTTGCTCGACAGGATAGGACGCAAGCGGTCTCTTATTGTCCTCAACGTGCTAACCATTGCGGCCTGGATTCTGCTGGCCACTCCCAGTCAAACTGACTCGCAGGCCTTTTTCTGGCAGCTCATCGTCTCACGTTTCATGCTGGGTGAGTATCCATGTCTTGGTAGGGATGTACTCAACTATATAATGCTCTTATCCTCATAGGAATCGGCATGGGTCTGGCCAGTGCCCCGCCAGGAGTCTATGCGGCCGAGATCAGCGTGCCTCGGACGCGGGGAAGCCTCATCCTGGGCACCTCCATCTCAGTGGCTGGTGGCATCACGATACTCTACGGAATCGGCTACTGTATCCGCGACGACTTTCGGTTGATAGCCCTGATCTGCTGCGGCTACCAATTGGTTGCTCTGCTATGCGTTTTGCCCCTACCCGAGAGCCACTGCTGGCTTCTGGCCAAGAAGCGAGTAACCGAGGCCAAGCGGTCGCTCAATTACTTCAGAGGGTTTAATAAATCAGGTAAGGTTATACTTTCCATATTTCCCAAGGTTACGACTCCTCGAAAGAAGAAATCAAAGTCAATTGGCGTTTGCTTCAAGTTGAATAATTAGCTTTTATAGCGCAGTTCTGTCATTTTAACCGGCTTATCTGTTTGCACTTGATATGAAAAAATTGAAGTTTATTAGCCCCCCACTTAAGTCACACCCTAATATTCTCCCAGGCAATCGTAAATCTGATGAAACTAATCATTTCCCATGTTCAGGTAAGAGGCACATTTTGGGCAATATTTCTCAGCCCCAGGCCTTATCACTGtgtctttgaaaaaaaagaaaagaatttcTTGGGGGAGGTCGTTTGGGAATTTTTCCAGTCAGTTGATAACTTTCGAACTCTTCTTCCTCAGATGAGATCACCCATCCGCTGGTTTTGGAGGAGTTCCAAGTGCTGCAAAAGTCTCTACAGCAGCGGGACGCTGAGGTCAAGGAGTCCTTTTGGAGGAGCCTCAAGCAGCCGGAGGTCCACAAGCCCCTGCTCATCCTGATGTCGCTGTTCGCCTTCCAGCAGCTGACAGGCATCTTCGTGGTCATCGTCTACGCGGTCCAGATATCATCGGAAGCCGGCATCCAGATCGATCCGTTTATGTGTGCTCTGCTGATAGGATTGGCCCGGTTGATTACCACCTGCCCGATGGGGTATATCCTGGAACTCTGGGGTCGGCGCAAGGCGGGAATAATATCCACTGTGGGTATGTCTGCCTGTATGTTCCTGCTGGCCGGTCAGAGCTGGAGTGAATTCCTTCAGGGAGTACCCTATTTGCCAGTGATAGCTATTGTGGGCTTCATTGTGCTGAGCACTTTGGGTCTGTACACCCTGCCCTTCTTCATGATCTCCGAGCTGTTCCCGCAAAGGGTGAGAGGTCCTGCGTCTGGACTCACAGTGGCCGTCGGCATGTTCATCTCCTTCGTGTGCCTGAAGACGTTTCCCGATCTTAAGGAGGCTATCGGCATGCCCAAATGTTTCGTCTTCTTTGGGGTCATGGCCGTCTTGGCCCTGGTCTTTGTCTACTGGGCTCTGCCGGAGACCCGCCGCCGCTCCCTCCTGGAAATTGAGGAGCAGTTCCGGACGGGGAAAAGCCGGAAACGTCAAACTCAGGCTGATGTCGAGATGCAGGAGGTCTTTGTCCGGAAAACAGACAACTGAAATTTCTGGAAGCCGAAAGTCCAAAAGGACTGTGTTAACTTAAGTAGATCCCCATGTGTGCTTAGTACTGTGATAGACCATAACCAACATTCgcaaaatacataaaaactTCTTACACCGGGACTAtgaattggaaaaatattctcattttatttaaagcatTAAAGTACTGTTTATTTTGAGCAAGCAAAGTGGAATTAAATAGATTAGGTCAGCCTATTCCGAGGCCGCTCGCTGATAAGATCCCGGCAGCCGTCTCTACCTGGTcacaaaatacacaaaacaataaaaactagCTCACATTTTGATTCAAAAATTCTCACGCACCTGCCTTTCTAGGCAGTGATATAAATTAGTGGCACGCATTGCTATCCACCTTGATGCAAACCCAGTCACTCAATCACAGAACTTAAACGCAGTGGATTCCATCTCGACTCTCGATTCCCTCGCAACGCTATTAGAAGTCAAGTTCGTGGCCAACGTCATTCGATTTACGATCATGAGAGTCTGAGAGACCCACACATGCTTGGTATAAGAGAAGAACTAAGACCCACAGATTCTGACAGCTTATGAGTATAACTAACGCTTAACTATCGAATATATTGGAAACTTTATTTATAGTTTATAATGCAAAAAGCTTATAAGGCCACGAATCGATATTGGTATCCCGTATAGGGAAACAGGGGTAAAAGGGAAAAAATCATGAATTGAGAAAAAAACGAACGGAAATTTGTAGGTTTTGTTcgtttgtagattttgatgcagttttatgaAGAATtgaactacaaatcgatcaaggtattccACTCGAGGATC is a window of Drosophila bipectinata strain 14024-0381.07 chromosome 2R, DbipHiC1v2, whole genome shotgun sequence DNA encoding:
- the LOC108124981 gene encoding solute carrier family 2, facilitated glucose transporter member 6 produces the protein MKEQEESLHQPGNESNGRQAKIVSGLDRPQQTPRPPGEQFRAVRRQVVAVVLANIGVFSTGMTLAMPTATLHQLKDPTEPVHLTETQGSWFASVNALSAPLGGLLSGVLLDRIGRKRSLIVLNVLTIAAWILLATPSQTDSQAFFWQLIVSRFMLGIGMGLASAPPGVYAAEISVPRTRGSLILGTSISVAGGITILYGIGYCIRDDFRLIALICCGYQLVALLCVLPLPESHCWLLAKKRVTEAKRSLNYFRGFNKSDEITHPLVLEEFQVLQKSLQQRDAEVKESFWRSLKQPEVHKPLLILMSLFAFQQLTGIFVVIVYAVQISSEAGIQIDPFMCALLIGLARLITTCPMGYILELWGRRKAGIISTVGMSACMFLLAGQSWSEFLQGVPYLPVIAIVGFIVLSTLGLYTLPFFMISELFPQRVRGPASGLTVAVGMFISFVCLKTFPDLKEAIGMPKCFVFFGVMAVLALVFVYWALPETRRRSLLEIEEQFRTGKSRKRQTQADVEMQEVFVRKTDN